The following is a genomic window from Bacillus sp. BGMRC 2118.
TGGAAAGTGGTATTATTTTAATACTCAATCAGGAGCAATGAAAACTGGTTGGTTATTAGATGGCGGCAAGTATTATTACTTGGAAGCATCAGGCGCAATGAAGACTGGTTGGGTTAAAGATGGAGGAACATGGTATTACCTAGAAACATCAGGAGTGATGAAGACTGGGTGGCTTACTGAAGGAAACAAATGGTTCTATCTAAACACAGACGGCAGTATGCAAACTGGTTGGAAGCAGGTCGGAAGCAAATGGTATTTCTTCTATTCAAGTGGAGAAATGGCAGCTGGTACAATTATCGGTAGCTATAAATTTGCTATGAATGGTGAATGGATTCAATAAATATGCTTTAGAAGGCTTTCGAGAATTCTCGAAAGCCTTTTTGCTTATGAACTGGTATTGACTAGAATGATAAGTAGAAGTTGGTAGGATAGTAACTAACTTTCACAGGCAATTTACACCATTATGCTCAAGGTATTTGCTAAACGAGTATGCTTATTAGTCAAAATCCACATGAAAAAATTTATACTCCCTTGCCTACCTAACTCCACCCTACCAGCAGGCACCCAAATATTCTGTATTCAAAATAAAAGCCGACCTCTCCAGGCCAGCTTTTATTGAAAATTTAAAGCATACTGCTTATGCGTTTACAGTGTTGTAAATGATAATTTAATTTCTTTTCAAGTTTTGTTTTAACTTGTTCATTTAGACATTCAGAAACTAGTAATTCATACTCAAGATAATTCATCTTATGCCAATAATAAAGGATCTTTTTCATCAAAGTATTCTCCTTTTCCATAGCTGGCTAACATGGTCTAAAAGACTGTAGTCCCTGCAGCTTTGCGACACCATTTTTCAATGGCTTTGCCATTTCGTTATAGTAGAAGATACTTTTATGTTAAAAGTTTACTTCACCTTGTTCAAGGGGCAATATACCTAGTACAAAGGGATGAATTTTTATAGGTATCATCTTGAGTGTTTCCAGTTCGATGCTATCGAAAAAAAAATACTTATCTCAATCTAGATATAAGCAAACATCCTACCAAATAGTTTTGCACTAAAAAAAGAAGCTTTCTAAGCTCCCTTTCGTTAACCAAACATTATTTGCTTACATAATTCTCTAATTCCTTTTCAATCTCATCATTGCTAACTCTTTCCGGCTTTTCTTCTTTAATAGAAAAGTGCTTCATCATTAATCGCTGTTGATGCTTAATAACAGATAAGCTATATAACACATAAAACGTAATCGCAACATTAAGTAAACTAAAAATAATAGCAAGTAAAAGCATCCTCAATCCCCCTTTCTTCTTTAGCACTTTAAAGGGATGGGGGACTGGCCCCCGCTCCTGTAAAGCGATAAAGTAATGATATTACCATCTATTCAATAGCTCTTCTTTCTTATTATGATACTCTTCTTCACTGATGATTTGGTCTTCTTTTAATCGATGCAGCTTACGAAGTTCGGTTTCAATGTCTTCTGCTGTTTTCATATAGTCATGGCTCAATTCAACGTCTACTTCATAGGAGGACACCCCTTTTGTTGAAAAAGCATTTATGGCATGGAAACCTGTTATTGCTACAGCGATTAATGTCCATATGATTCCAAAGCCTCCTAGTGTAGAGACTTGCGTAATTCCAATAAATATGAATATAACACCGACTATCACTCCAAGAAGCGATGCACCTTTACTCGGTTTAACACGATACATTGTCCATCCCCCTCAATCCATTCCATTCGTTGTTATCTTATACGTTCAATCACGATAAAAGTTTCAACTTATCAACTATCTTCTCTTCTTGTCTTCTGTTACCTTCAGGATATGGGCAGCTTTCCCGCATTCCATTCGAATGGTTTTTCTAGCGTCAACAGGGGATCTTGCTGTGACAGACTTGAGCTGCTTGTCACCGTTGATTTCCACCTCGACTAGAAAGCACTTGGAGCCGCATTTCATTATAAACTCATCCTTTCCTTCATCATTGTGACTATTAGTAAATGTAGCATCAGACATCAGAACTGGAAGGAAATTAATGTTCAAGCTGATATCAGTATGTGATATGTTTAGATAGGTGATTTTAATGATAATTAAAGAATTGTTTACAAACTTAGCGATATTAACATCCTTAATTTTTCTCTATACACAAATTACGAACACTTCATTGCTTCAACAAACGTCACTCCTCACTAAAAAGGTACTGTTAGGCATTTCTGGTGGTTTATTAAGCAACATTTTGATGCTGTATAGCATTCACTTTGGAAGTACATTTGTTGATTTACGACATATTCCTATCATTTTAGTAGCTCATTATGGAGGGGTGCTTCCTGCTACCCTATCCATGGCCCTTGTCATCATTGGTCGTTTCCTTTTTGGTGTCAATACTTCTTCTTATTTAGCTGTCATTCTTGCAGTTTCCGTTACCTTCATCTCCATTTTGATTGCAAGGTGGAAGGTGACAAATAAGCTAAAAGTCTTTTACAGTTTAACGTTCGCCAATTTCATCTTCACAATCCTTGTATCCTATTTAATTCAAGATTTCAACACCATTATGCTAATTATTCCGACGTACTGGGTGATTTCTTATATGGCAGGCTACTTATCGTTTTATGTTGTGCAATATCTACGAAACAGTCAAAGGCTGTTTGAGCGATATAAAACGGAGTCTGCTACTGACGGATTAACCGGTTTAAATAATGTTAGGAAATTTGATGAGCTTTTTAACAACCTATTAAAAGAGTTGGATTCAAAGAATGAAATGCTGTCTCTTTTATATATGGATATTGATCACTTTAAAAGAATTAATGATACGTATGGTCATAAAGAAGGCGATGTTGTGCTAATTGAACTAGGAAAAATACTGAAGGACACTGTTCGATCGTTTGATATTGTAAGCCGAAACGGTGGAGAAGAGTTTACGGTCATCCTTCTTGACTGTCCAACCAAGCGTGCCATCCAAATTGGTGAACGCATTCGAAACTCTGTTCAAAATCACACCTTTATCCTCACAACAGGTGAACAAATTCATATTACCATTTCAATCGGTATTGCGTGCTATAATGAAACAACCGATACTCCATCTTCTTTAATCGAAGATGCAGATCAAGCCCTATACCAAGCAAAGCGAGCAGGCCGAAATCGAGTTTGTGTCGCAGAACAGAAAGCGTAGCGAAGGTGCTACGTTTTTTTTGGTTGCTTTCATTTTGATTGTGCTCCCTACTTAATTACACAACTAGAGACAAAAAAGGGCTGATTCAAAAAGGTTATCATTCAACAACCTTCTGAGTCAGCCTCTCTTGCTTATATATTGTATATCTTAAAAGAATAGAAAAATTAATCACTTCTTCTGCTTAAGAATGTAGCTCCATATGCCACCACAAAGGCCAAAAACGTGCTAATCATAAATGTCGCAATCGTCGAGAAACCAAAGTTCATATAAAATGCATTGTCAAAGGTTGTATCAATGGAAAGCCTTGAGATGGAGACAAGGATGGCATTCATGATTCCAACTGCCACAGCATACACGCCAATTTCAGCTACTACATTCCCTTGCGTTGCCATA
Proteins encoded in this region:
- a CDS encoding SHOCT domain-containing protein; this encodes MYRVKPSKGASLLGVIVGVIFIFIGITQVSTLGGFGIIWTLIAVAITGFHAINAFSTKGVSSYEVDVELSHDYMKTAEDIETELRKLHRLKEDQIISEEEYHNKKEELLNRW
- a CDS encoding diguanylate cyclase; this encodes MIIKELFTNLAILTSLIFLYTQITNTSLLQQTSLLTKKVLLGISGGLLSNILMLYSIHFGSTFVDLRHIPIILVAHYGGVLPATLSMALVIIGRFLFGVNTSSYLAVILAVSVTFISILIARWKVTNKLKVFYSLTFANFIFTILVSYLIQDFNTIMLIIPTYWVISYMAGYLSFYVVQYLRNSQRLFERYKTESATDGLTGLNNVRKFDELFNNLLKELDSKNEMLSLLYMDIDHFKRINDTYGHKEGDVVLIELGKILKDTVRSFDIVSRNGGEEFTVILLDCPTKRAIQIGERIRNSVQNHTFILTTGEQIHITISIGIACYNETTDTPSSLIEDADQALYQAKRAGRNRVCVAEQKA